In Bosea sp. Tri-49, a genomic segment contains:
- a CDS encoding MBL fold metallo-hydrolase has translation MTIITMNRRKIVLSALLGATGLVPGGGAGEARAQALQPPSGNAGHYRFRIGEVGATVLSDGLIGGPPRVYASDAPEQELKDVLQRAFLPTDHMTLNLNTLLLEVGARRILLEAGAGQTMGPNGGRVFARLAEIGLSARDIDVVVVSHTHPDHVGNLRTADGGPAFPRATVFAPKADWDFFVSSEPDLSYMPVPEDFRRRFGAAIKRSVEPIAKSVELYEAGAEIVPGLTTIAAAGHTPGMVSFLVHSGRDQLLLTADLAYHPVVNIDRPWRPGPDRDGDAALGARRRIFDRAAADRIPVLGFHYPFPGLGHLLRTDSGYAWVPAGWQF, from the coding sequence ATGACGATCATCACCATGAACCGCCGCAAGATCGTCTTGTCCGCACTCCTCGGCGCAACCGGGCTGGTTCCCGGAGGCGGTGCCGGAGAGGCCCGTGCTCAGGCGCTGCAACCACCGAGCGGCAACGCAGGTCACTATCGCTTCCGGATTGGCGAGGTCGGCGCGACGGTGCTTAGCGACGGGCTGATCGGCGGTCCGCCGCGCGTCTACGCCAGCGACGCGCCAGAGCAGGAGCTGAAGGACGTCCTGCAGCGCGCCTTCCTGCCGACAGACCACATGACGCTGAATCTCAACACCCTCCTGCTCGAAGTTGGAGCCCGGCGCATCCTGCTGGAGGCGGGCGCGGGTCAGACGATGGGCCCGAACGGCGGCCGGGTCTTCGCCCGCCTGGCCGAGATCGGCCTGAGCGCGCGCGACATCGATGTCGTCGTCGTCTCGCATACGCACCCCGACCATGTCGGCAATCTGCGAACCGCCGACGGAGGACCCGCCTTTCCGCGCGCGACCGTCTTCGCCCCCAAGGCGGACTGGGATTTCTTCGTCAGCAGTGAGCCCGACCTGTCCTACATGCCCGTCCCCGAGGACTTTCGGCGGCGCTTCGGCGCTGCGATCAAGCGCAGCGTCGAGCCTATCGCCAAGAGCGTGGAACTCTACGAGGCGGGCGCGGAGATCGTTCCGGGACTGACGACCATCGCGGCTGCTGGCCATACTCCCGGCATGGTCTCGTTTCTCGTCCATTCGGGCCGTGACCAGCTGCTTCTCACGGCCGACCTCGCCTACCACCCGGTCGTCAACATCGACAGGCCGTGGCGGCCAGGCCCGGATCGTGACGGGGACGCCGCGCTCGGCGCGCGCCGACGCATCTTCGATCGCGCGGCGGCCGACCGCATCCCGGTTCTCGGCTTTCACTATCCGTTCCCGGGCCTCGGCCATCTGCTGCGGACGGACAGCGGCTACGCCTGGGTGCCCGCAGGCTGGCAATTCTGA
- a CDS encoding S8 family serine peptidase, giving the protein MGGAPEVSVLPIRIADWVVRYRTGTMAQGFDYALGRGAHVLSMSMGGLASAVLAEVVNKAYAAGMVRVTAAGNNFSGLPVRSIVYPARMRRVVAACGVMANMRSYSGLDTMEGCYGPASKMRTALSASLPTSRGRRSVARRWLMKTGRVPRQQPHCSQQPRPSGLPNTGVRSIALLAGEKGRPYGRRCFGGPL; this is encoded by the coding sequence ATCGGTGGCGCTCCTGAGGTTTCTGTCCTGCCGATCCGGATCGCGGATTGGGTCGTCAGATACCGCACCGGAACTATGGCGCAGGGCTTCGACTATGCGCTCGGCCGTGGCGCCCACGTACTCTCCATGAGCATGGGCGGATTAGCGTCGGCCGTCCTCGCCGAGGTGGTCAACAAGGCCTATGCGGCCGGAATGGTGAGGGTCACCGCGGCGGGTAACAACTTCTCGGGCCTGCCCGTACGCTCGATAGTCTATCCAGCACGAATGCGGCGCGTGGTTGCTGCATGCGGCGTGATGGCGAACATGCGCTCGTACAGCGGTCTTGACACCATGGAAGGGTGCTACGGCCCCGCAAGCAAGATGCGCACTGCGCTCTCGGCTTCACTCCCAACATCCCGTGGCCGGAGATCGGTCGCGCGACGGTGGTTGATGAAGACGGGCAGGGTACCTCGGCAGCAACCCCACTGCTCGCAGCAGCCGCGGCCCTCTGGATTGCCAAACACTGGAGTGCGTTCAATCGCCTTGCTGGCTGGCGAAAAGGGGAGGCCGTACGGCAGGCGCTGTTTCGGTGGGCCTCTCTAG
- a CDS encoding LysR family transcriptional regulator: MRPLRLDSLDVFASIVRCGGFRAAAAERGVSSAALSQSIGALEGTLGLRLLNRTTRSVAPTEAGARLYERLIPALRDIRLAIEDLDRLRETPTGTLRINAPGPAVDHVLCPLVFDFMRRFPEVKVDLISDAAIIDIVQQGFDAGVRFGKHLEQDMIAVPLGPALRYTIVASPNYLRGRAAPVTPPDLIGFDCIRRRFPGGTIVSWQFEKGGERLAITPEGRLTLSSAHQELQAALTEQGIAHVFEDYAKPHLNEGRLVELLPDWSPELPSWFLYYPNRRHQSAAMSVFLQHIRDFKWNAES; the protein is encoded by the coding sequence ATGAGACCGCTCCGCCTCGACAGTCTCGACGTCTTCGCATCGATCGTCAGATGCGGGGGCTTTCGCGCGGCGGCGGCGGAGCGAGGCGTCTCGTCGGCGGCGCTGAGCCAGAGCATCGGCGCGCTGGAGGGAACGCTAGGACTGCGCCTGCTGAATCGAACCACGCGCAGCGTCGCGCCCACGGAAGCCGGAGCGCGGCTTTACGAACGGCTTATTCCGGCCTTGCGCGACATCAGGCTGGCGATCGAGGACCTCGACCGGCTACGCGAGACCCCGACGGGCACGCTGCGGATCAATGCACCCGGCCCGGCAGTCGACCACGTGCTGTGCCCGCTGGTCTTTGACTTCATGCGACGCTTTCCGGAGGTGAAGGTCGATCTGATCAGCGACGCGGCGATCATCGATATTGTGCAGCAGGGCTTCGATGCCGGAGTGCGGTTCGGCAAGCACCTGGAGCAGGACATGATCGCGGTGCCGCTCGGGCCTGCCTTGCGCTACACGATCGTCGCCTCGCCGAACTATCTTCGGGGTCGCGCCGCGCCAGTGACACCGCCCGATCTGATTGGATTCGACTGCATCCGCCGTCGCTTCCCCGGAGGAACGATCGTCAGCTGGCAATTCGAAAAGGGGGGTGAGCGCCTGGCGATCACGCCTGAAGGCCGCCTGACGCTGAGCTCGGCGCATCAGGAGCTGCAGGCGGCGCTGACGGAACAAGGCATCGCGCATGTCTTCGAGGATTATGCGAAGCCGCATCTCAATGAGGGCCGCCTGGTCGAACTGCTACCCGACTGGTCGCCCGAGCTGCCGAGCTGGTTTCTTTACTACCCCAACAGGCGCCACCAGAGCGCGGCCATGTCTGTGTTCCTGCAGCACATCCGCGACTTCAAGTGGAACGCCGAGTCGTAA
- a CDS encoding tripartite tricarboxylate transporter substrate-binding protein: MAKLAFGILLAAAIATPAAAQNYPSRPITMIVPFAAGGPSDTVARVTAETMGRILGQNIIVENVAGAGGTTGSHRAVRSDPDGHTILLNHLGLATAVTLYRKLPFDPTADLRPVGVVSDASMAIIARRGYQPDSLADLIKDVKARGQDVTFAHSGLGASSQLCGLLFMAAVDKKLTQVPFRGGGPVLQALLANQVDLGCEQATTAAPQLQSKSIKGYAVTSTQRIPALPDVPTVGEGGLPNMEISVWHGLFVPAKTPDSVVRTLSAALAKALQDPTLASRFIDISTVPTPEKATPHSLAQTLKGDIGRWRPLIQAAGQFAD; this comes from the coding sequence ATGGCGAAACTGGCTTTTGGCATTTTGCTGGCGGCGGCGATCGCGACGCCAGCTGCGGCGCAGAATTATCCTTCACGGCCGATCACGATGATCGTTCCCTTTGCCGCCGGGGGGCCGTCCGACACGGTCGCTCGTGTGACCGCGGAAACGATGGGCCGCATTCTCGGCCAGAACATCATCGTCGAGAATGTGGCCGGCGCTGGCGGCACGACCGGCAGCCATCGAGCCGTTCGCTCCGATCCCGACGGGCACACCATCCTGCTCAACCATCTCGGACTGGCGACGGCCGTCACGCTCTATCGCAAGCTGCCTTTCGATCCGACGGCCGATCTCAGGCCCGTCGGCGTCGTCTCGGATGCCAGCATGGCGATCATCGCCCGGCGGGGATACCAGCCTGATTCACTCGCGGATCTGATTAAAGACGTCAAAGCGCGCGGGCAGGATGTGACATTTGCCCATTCGGGCCTGGGCGCTTCCTCGCAACTCTGCGGATTGCTGTTCATGGCGGCCGTGGACAAGAAGCTCACTCAGGTGCCTTTCCGGGGCGGCGGGCCGGTCCTGCAGGCGCTGCTGGCGAACCAGGTCGACCTTGGCTGCGAGCAGGCCACCACTGCCGCGCCCCAGCTGCAGTCGAAGAGCATCAAGGGCTATGCCGTCACGAGCACGCAGCGAATCCCCGCGCTTCCCGATGTGCCCACCGTAGGCGAAGGCGGCCTTCCCAACATGGAAATCAGCGTGTGGCACGGCCTTTTCGTGCCTGCAAAGACCCCGGATTCCGTGGTTCGGACGCTGTCGGCAGCGTTGGCGAAGGCTCTACAGGACCCCACGCTCGCCAGCCGCTTCATTGACATCAGCACAGTACCGACGCCGGAAAAAGCCACGCCGCACTCCCTGGCGCAGACCCTGAAAGGCGACATCGGCCGCTGGCGTCCGCTGATCCAGGCCGCCGGTCAGTTCGCCGACTGA
- a CDS encoding mandelate racemase/muconate lactonizing enzyme family protein, giving the protein MRIVDIRERTAPIASPIANAFIDFSKMTLSLVAVVTDVIRDGKPVIGYGFNSNGRYGQGGLIRERFAPRILQTAPESLLDAEGGNLDPGKVWAAMFTNEKPGGHGERSVAMGTIDMAVWDAVAKIAGKPLFRLLAERHGTQADPKVFVYAAGGYYYPGKGLEGLAAEMQGYLDRGYTVVKMKIGGAPLADDCKRIETVLNLLPARCKLAVDANGRFDLETAIAYAKALRQYDLFWYEEAGDPLDYDLQARLAEHYPGPMATGENLFSMQDARNLIRYGGMRPDRDWLQFDCALSYGLVEYLRTLEMLKQNGWSWHRCIPHGGHQMSLNIAAGLGLGGNESYPDLFQPYGGFPDGVRVEAGHIIMPDLPGIGFEGKADLIAEMRSLAA; this is encoded by the coding sequence ATGCGTATCGTCGACATCCGGGAGCGCACCGCTCCGATCGCCTCGCCCATCGCGAATGCCTTCATCGACTTCTCGAAGATGACGCTGAGCCTGGTTGCCGTCGTCACCGACGTCATCCGCGACGGCAAGCCGGTGATCGGCTACGGCTTCAACTCGAACGGGCGCTATGGCCAGGGCGGGCTGATCCGCGAGCGCTTCGCCCCGCGTATCCTCCAGACGGCGCCCGAGAGCCTGCTCGATGCCGAGGGCGGCAATCTCGACCCCGGCAAGGTCTGGGCCGCGATGTTCACCAATGAGAAGCCAGGCGGCCATGGCGAGCGCTCCGTCGCCATGGGCACGATCGACATGGCGGTCTGGGATGCCGTCGCGAAGATCGCCGGCAAGCCGCTCTTCCGTCTGCTGGCGGAGCGCCACGGCACGCAGGCCGATCCGAAGGTCTTCGTCTATGCTGCGGGCGGCTACTACTATCCCGGCAAGGGCCTGGAGGGTCTGGCGGCTGAGATGCAGGGCTATCTCGACCGTGGCTACACCGTCGTGAAGATGAAGATCGGCGGCGCGCCGCTCGCTGATGACTGCAAGCGCATCGAGACGGTGCTGAATCTGCTGCCGGCCAGGTGCAAGCTCGCGGTCGATGCCAATGGCCGCTTCGACCTGGAGACGGCGATCGCCTACGCCAAGGCGCTGCGCCAGTACGACCTGTTCTGGTATGAGGAGGCGGGCGATCCGCTCGACTACGACCTTCAGGCCAGGCTCGCCGAGCATTATCCCGGCCCGATGGCGACCGGTGAAAACCTGTTCTCGATGCAGGACGCGCGCAACCTGATCCGCTATGGCGGCATGCGCCCGGACCGCGACTGGCTGCAGTTCGACTGCGCGCTGAGCTACGGCCTCGTCGAATATTTGCGCACGCTGGAGATGTTGAAGCAGAACGGCTGGTCCTGGCACCGCTGTATCCCCCATGGCGGCCACCAGATGTCGCTGAACATCGCGGCGGGCCTCGGCCTCGGCGGAAACGAATCCTACCCCGACCTGTTCCAGCCCTATGGAGGCTTCCCAGACGGCGTGCGCGTCGAGGCCGGCCACATCATCATGCCGGACCTGCCGGGCATTGGCTTCGAGGGCAAAGCCGACCTTATCGCGGAGATGCGCAGCCTCGCCGCGTGA